Proteins from a genomic interval of Sander vitreus isolate 19-12246 chromosome 6, sanVit1, whole genome shotgun sequence:
- the LOC144519268 gene encoding CD209 antigen-like protein C isoform X2, producing MEEEINYSTMSFKNHGTGPKEEKQDSTIYSEVKPKRAATSVPISVVINQQKANLSDLTAENQQLITNRSILERETEKLRRVTDNLNWTLQVILTFNTFPVNDYCPNKKCQPCQPDWHLFQEKCYLFYNEGSPWKTWKDSRTYCKNTAADLVVIDSLHEQEFISNHTKFYFDTSHGYWLGLYEKDQNWVWVDGRNDTLRYWLKEQLGSNGPCALLIPGRNSTASWDPAHCVMENKFICERDVLIRSN from the exons atggaggaagAAATCAATTATTCTACAATGTCTTTTAAAAATCATGGTACAGGTCCAAAAG AAGAAAAACAGGACTCAACAATTTATTCTGAAGTAAAACCTAAACGGGCTGCTACGTCTGTACCAA TCAGTGTGGTAATAAACCAACAGAAAGCAAACCTCAGCGACCTCACAGCAGAAAATCAGCAGCTGATCACGAATAGGAGCATCttagagcgagagacagagaagctGAGAAGAGTCACAGATAATCTCAACTGGACACTGCAAGTCATCCTGACATTTAACACCTTTCCAGTAAATGACTACTGCCCAAATAAAA AGTGTCAGCCGTGTCAGCCAGACTGGCATCTGTTCCAGGAAAAGTGCTACCTGTTTTACAATGAAGGAAGTCCTTGGAAGACGTGGAAAGATAGCCGAACGTATTGCAAAAACACAGCTGCAGATCTGGTTGTTATTGACAGTCTGCATGAACAG GAATTCATAAGTAATCACACCAAGTTCTACTTTGACACAAGTCATGGATACTGGCTCGGGTTATATGAAAAAGACCAAAACTGGGTCTGGGTTGATGGACGTAATGACACTCTCAG GTACTGGTTGAAGGAGCAACTTGGTAGCAATGGCCCATGTGCACTGTTAATCCCCGGGAGGAATTCTACAGCCAGCTGGGACCCAGCACACTGTGTAATGGAAAACAAGTTCATCTGTGAGAGAGACGTTCTGATAAGGTCTAATTAG
- the LOC144519268 gene encoding uncharacterized protein LOC144519268 isoform X1, with the protein MEEEINYSTMSFKNHGTGPKEEKQDSTIYSEVKPKRAATSVPNGEAAARSHFCVLAVCLGILCVLLLAAISAIIYISVVINQQKANLSDLTAENQQLITNRSILERETEKLRRVTDNLNWTLQVILTFNTFPVNDYCPNKKCQPCQPDWHLFQEKCYLFYNEGSPWKTWKDSRTYCKNTAADLVVIDSLHEQEFISNHTKFYFDTSHGYWLGLYEKDQNWVWVDGRNDTLRYWLKEQLGSNGPCALLIPGRNSTASWDPAHCVMENKFICERDVLIRSN; encoded by the exons atggaggaagAAATCAATTATTCTACAATGTCTTTTAAAAATCATGGTACAGGTCCAAAAG AAGAAAAACAGGACTCAACAATTTATTCTGAAGTAAAACCTAAACGGGCTGCTACGTCTGTACCAA ATGGTGAAGCAGCGGCACGCTCTCACTTTTGTGTGTTGGCGGTGTGTTTGGGGATACTTTGTGTCCTCCTGTTGGCTGCAATCAGTGCCATCATCTACA TCAGTGTGGTAATAAACCAACAGAAAGCAAACCTCAGCGACCTCACAGCAGAAAATCAGCAGCTGATCACGAATAGGAGCATCttagagcgagagacagagaagctGAGAAGAGTCACAGATAATCTCAACTGGACACTGCAAGTCATCCTGACATTTAACACCTTTCCAGTAAATGACTACTGCCCAAATAAAA AGTGTCAGCCGTGTCAGCCAGACTGGCATCTGTTCCAGGAAAAGTGCTACCTGTTTTACAATGAAGGAAGTCCTTGGAAGACGTGGAAAGATAGCCGAACGTATTGCAAAAACACAGCTGCAGATCTGGTTGTTATTGACAGTCTGCATGAACAG GAATTCATAAGTAATCACACCAAGTTCTACTTTGACACAAGTCATGGATACTGGCTCGGGTTATATGAAAAAGACCAAAACTGGGTCTGGGTTGATGGACGTAATGACACTCTCAG GTACTGGTTGAAGGAGCAACTTGGTAGCAATGGCCCATGTGCACTGTTAATCCCCGGGAGGAATTCTACAGCCAGCTGGGACCCAGCACACTGTGTAATGGAAAACAAGTTCATCTGTGAGAGAGACGTTCTGATAAGGTCTAATTAG
- the tspan13a gene encoding tetraspanin-13a, producing the protein MVCGGFICTKNALCALNIVYVLVGLLLIGVAGWGKWLDLVSSIRVVAGVIGVGIFLFVVAFVGLCGALKHHQVLLFFYMIILFIVFVVQFSVSCACLALNKEQQNHLLEVGWNKSEATQTDLEKTLDCCGFLSVPVNDSCAARCFHNPQMTCEKCSDIIQRYAGDVLRFVGGIGLFFSFTEILGVWLAHRYRNIKDPRTNPGAFL; encoded by the exons ATGGTTTGCGGCGGATTCATTTGCACCAAGAACGCACTCTGCGCTCTCAATATAGTCTATGTT TTGGTGGGTCTGCTGCTAATCGGAGTGGCAGGCTGGGGGAAATGGTTGGACTTGGTCTCCAGCATCAGGGTGGTGGCAGGAGTCATCGGTGTGGGCATCTTCCTGTTTGTGGTTGCCTTTGTGGGGCTGTGCGGCGCCCTGAAGCACCACCAGGTCCTGCTCTTCTTC TACATGATAATCCTGTTCATAGTGTTTGTCGTGCAGTTTTCCGTGTCCTGTGCTTGTCTGGCACTGAATAAAGAGCAACAG AACCACCTGCTGGAGGTTGGATGGAACAAATCCGAGGCCACTCAAACGGACCTTGAGAAAACACTTGACTGTTGTGGCTTCCTTTCTGTTCCAGTCAATGACTCATGTGCGGCT AGATGCTTTCACAACCCTCAAATGACTTGTGAGAAGTGCTCAGACATCATCCAGCGGTATGCTGGAGATGTGCTACGGTTTGTTGGTGGTATCGGACTCTTCTTCAGCTTTACAGAG ATCCTCGGAGTTTGGCTCGCCCACAGATACAGAAATATCAAAGATCCTCGCACAAATCCCGGAGCCTTTCTATAA